In the genome of Microbacterium endophyticum, one region contains:
- a CDS encoding enoyl-CoA hydratase/isomerase family protein → MSDSILVSVTEGLARVTFNRPDRLNAMDFDMGARWRDVARAVTTDESVGAIVLDAAGPAFCAGGDVIAMSTSGAAGDAVTDAAHVIHDGIRAFVESHIPMVAVVQGAVAGGGLGLMLSADYIVAAENARFVSRYANIGLTPDLGVSTLLPAAIGERRALQLLLQDRTLTAAEALEWGLIAEVAPDPAARAEEIAAFWLAGATGAYGQAKRLVRSGAGRDFEVNLSDEAATIGAAFDTDQAKARVAAFAKASAR, encoded by the coding sequence GTGAGCGATTCGATTCTCGTCTCGGTGACCGAGGGGCTTGCTCGTGTGACGTTCAATCGTCCCGACCGGCTGAACGCGATGGACTTCGATATGGGTGCGCGCTGGCGCGATGTTGCTCGAGCCGTCACAACCGATGAGTCGGTGGGTGCCATCGTGCTCGATGCCGCTGGCCCCGCTTTTTGCGCCGGCGGCGATGTGATCGCAATGTCGACCTCTGGGGCAGCCGGTGATGCCGTGACGGATGCCGCGCACGTCATCCACGACGGCATTCGCGCTTTCGTCGAGTCACATATCCCGATGGTCGCTGTCGTTCAGGGTGCCGTTGCGGGCGGCGGACTCGGCCTGATGCTCTCGGCCGATTACATCGTGGCCGCTGAGAACGCCAGGTTTGTGAGCCGTTACGCCAACATCGGCCTGACTCCCGATCTCGGCGTTTCTACGTTGCTGCCGGCGGCGATCGGCGAGCGTCGGGCGCTGCAGTTGCTCCTGCAAGACCGCACGCTCACCGCCGCCGAAGCGCTCGAGTGGGGGCTCATTGCAGAAGTCGCCCCCGACCCGGCGGCGCGGGCTGAAGAGATCGCCGCGTTCTGGCTGGCTGGTGCGACGGGCGCGTACGGGCAGGCCAAGCGACTCGTCCGCTCGGGCGCCGGCCGCGACTTCGAGGTAAACCTTTCCGATGAGGCTGCCACGATCGGCGCTGCCTTCGACACCGACCAGGCGAAGGCACGTGTTGCCGCCTTCGCTAAAGCTTCAGCCCGCTGA
- a CDS encoding ECF transporter S component: MHTSTSSSTSNRFSWRVVDIVVASVIGVAAGVIFWLWGLAWPALDTALAFTPGLSGLLAGGWLFAGVLGGLIIRKPGAAFYAEVVAAVVSMALGTQWAFLTLVWGVVQGLAAELGFALFLYANWRLLGALTSGALAGIAVALMDTSFSSVAALAFEARAVYFVSAVVSGILIAGLLSWVIARALAATGALDRFASGREARSREPEPVDAA; encoded by the coding sequence ATGCACACGTCCACGTCTTCATCCACCTCGAACCGCTTCAGCTGGAGAGTCGTCGATATCGTCGTCGCCAGCGTGATCGGTGTCGCGGCGGGCGTCATCTTCTGGTTGTGGGGCCTCGCCTGGCCGGCGCTCGACACCGCGCTGGCGTTTACGCCGGGACTCTCGGGTCTGCTTGCCGGTGGTTGGCTCTTTGCCGGTGTTCTTGGCGGCCTCATCATTCGAAAGCCCGGCGCAGCTTTCTACGCCGAAGTTGTCGCGGCGGTTGTTTCTATGGCACTCGGCACTCAGTGGGCTTTTCTGACGCTCGTGTGGGGCGTCGTGCAGGGCCTCGCGGCCGAGCTCGGATTCGCACTGTTCCTCTATGCCAACTGGCGGCTGCTCGGAGCACTCACCTCCGGTGCGCTCGCAGGAATTGCCGTCGCGCTCATGGACACGAGCTTCTCGTCGGTTGCAGCACTCGCGTTCGAAGCGCGCGCCGTGTACTTCGTGTCGGCGGTTGTGTCTGGCATCCTGATCGCCGGTCTGTTGTCGTGGGTCATCGCCCGGGCGCTCGCCGCAACGGGCGCGCTTGACCGGTTCGCTTCGGGGCGCGAAGCGCGCTCGCGCGAGCCGGAACCAGTCGACGCGGCGTGA
- a CDS encoding Cof-type HAD-IIB family hydrolase, with amino-acid sequence MASTRMVFLDVDGTLIDHTQRLRPSVVTAIHGARAAGHLVYVCTGRGSKEIPATVLDIGFDGVISAGGGFIEHDGEVIARHTMPDEAVADLVEFFEAEDIAYNLQGYDNVYPSAGLLERIVPMFAREGMISPDAAASADVERLRKRMTYRGPAPAGSVAKATFFGTHQSTFARVRDGLGDRFHVITGTIPYLGEAGGEISLAGVNKGAAIAELVAHLGRSIDDTIGIGDSYNDLEMLQICGVGIAMGNADDTVKSHANEVTTSVAEDGVWNAFQRHGLI; translated from the coding sequence GTGGCATCCACCCGCATGGTCTTTCTTGACGTCGACGGCACCCTCATCGACCATACGCAGCGACTCAGGCCTTCCGTGGTTACTGCGATTCACGGCGCTCGCGCGGCGGGGCACCTCGTGTACGTCTGCACAGGGCGCGGCAGCAAAGAGATCCCAGCGACCGTGCTCGACATCGGATTCGACGGCGTCATTTCGGCCGGTGGCGGCTTCATCGAGCACGACGGCGAGGTGATCGCGCGGCACACGATGCCCGACGAGGCTGTCGCAGATCTCGTTGAATTCTTCGAAGCCGAAGACATCGCATACAACCTGCAGGGCTACGACAACGTCTACCCGAGCGCGGGCCTGCTCGAGCGCATCGTGCCGATGTTCGCTCGCGAAGGCATGATTTCTCCGGATGCCGCCGCGTCGGCCGACGTGGAACGGCTGCGAAAGCGGATGACGTATCGCGGCCCCGCACCAGCGGGCAGCGTCGCAAAAGCCACTTTCTTCGGCACCCATCAGAGCACGTTCGCCCGTGTGCGCGATGGCCTCGGTGACCGGTTCCACGTGATCACCGGCACGATCCCGTATCTCGGCGAAGCCGGTGGCGAAATCAGCCTCGCAGGCGTCAACAAAGGGGCAGCTATCGCCGAACTCGTTGCACACCTCGGGCGCTCGATCGATGACACGATCGGAATCGGTGACAGCTACAACGACCTCGAGATGCTTCAGATCTGCGGTGTCGGTATTGCGATGGGAAACGCCGACGACACCGTCAAGTCGCACGCGAACGAGGTGACAACGAGCGTGGCAGAAGACGGCGTCTGGAATGCCTTCCAACGACACGGACTCATCTAG
- a CDS encoding SDR family oxidoreductase: protein MTYDKPLAGHTILMSGGSRGIGLAIALRAARDGANIAILAKTDTPHPKLEGTVHTAAALIEEAGGRALPLVGDVRNEDDITEAVMKTQGEFGRIDAVINNASAIDLSRTLELSPKKYDLMQDVNVRGTFLLSRAAIPMLKDAPNPHILSLSPPLNITPRWLGSHTGYTLAKYGMTMATLGIGAEFAADGIAANTLWPRTTIATAAVQFSLGGDRMMQASRTPEIYADAAYQVLIQPARQYTGQTLIVEDVLEASGVTDFSGYAAVPGTPDEELFPDIFL, encoded by the coding sequence ATGACCTATGACAAGCCGCTCGCCGGCCACACCATTTTGATGTCGGGCGGCAGCCGCGGCATCGGGCTCGCCATTGCGCTGCGGGCCGCCCGCGACGGCGCAAACATTGCGATTCTCGCCAAGACCGATACGCCCCACCCGAAGCTCGAAGGCACCGTGCACACTGCTGCGGCGCTCATCGAGGAGGCGGGCGGGCGTGCACTTCCGCTCGTCGGTGACGTGCGGAACGAAGATGACATCACCGAGGCCGTCATGAAGACGCAGGGCGAATTCGGTCGTATCGACGCCGTGATCAACAATGCGAGCGCGATCGATCTCTCTCGCACCCTCGAGCTCTCGCCGAAAAAGTACGACCTCATGCAAGACGTCAACGTTCGTGGCACGTTTCTGCTCTCGCGGGCGGCGATTCCGATGTTGAAGGATGCCCCGAACCCCCACATTCTGTCGCTCTCACCGCCGCTCAACATCACGCCGCGGTGGCTCGGTTCCCACACCGGGTACACGCTTGCGAAATACGGCATGACGATGGCAACGCTCGGGATCGGGGCCGAGTTTGCAGCAGACGGCATCGCCGCAAACACGCTGTGGCCGCGAACGACAATTGCAACGGCGGCTGTGCAGTTCTCGCTGGGTGGCGACCGCATGATGCAGGCGAGCCGCACGCCGGAGATCTATGCCGACGCCGCGTATCAGGTGCTCATCCAGCCCGCGCGTCAGTACACCGGGCAGACACTGATCGTCGAAGATGTGCTGGAGGCATCCGGGGTTACTGACTTCTCGGGATATGCGGCTGTTCCCGGCACTCCCGACGAGGAGCTGTTCCCCGACATCTTTCTGTGA
- a CDS encoding J domain-containing protein — protein sequence MFDSPLSASPYDVLGVATDISEDELRRAYRAKLRETHPDTGGDAAVFVQVQRAWELIGTPEARAAYDRGRGAPATAPDATATSGWRAPTARPDTRPRARSHGQPGGWRRERYLTLMREWAGRGVDLEDPYDPQLVRSAPLDVRRLLADALAEEASARIVADLGMGYTVWHDVAAAGRGSNPDDKLDHVVLGPSGLYGVLSEDFGGPVGFRRGEITGPHIPGAPITELLGRMRVVARAARVRFSGAIVVLPDEDVAQAITELGKIRGMPVVVVARSALSTVLRRGVSGARDIGGNEVFDVRTRLDQTVTYV from the coding sequence GTGTTCGACAGTCCACTCTCGGCTTCGCCCTATGACGTGCTCGGGGTCGCGACCGATATTTCCGAGGATGAGCTTCGTCGGGCATATCGCGCCAAGCTGCGCGAAACCCACCCCGACACGGGCGGCGACGCGGCCGTCTTCGTGCAGGTGCAGCGAGCGTGGGAACTCATCGGTACCCCCGAAGCGCGTGCTGCGTACGATCGGGGTCGCGGTGCACCAGCTACCGCGCCGGATGCCACTGCTACCTCCGGCTGGCGAGCACCCACAGCGCGACCCGACACCCGCCCACGCGCACGTTCTCATGGCCAGCCGGGTGGGTGGCGTCGCGAGCGCTACTTGACCCTCATGCGGGAATGGGCCGGCCGCGGCGTTGACCTTGAAGATCCCTACGATCCCCAGCTCGTCCGGTCGGCGCCGCTCGACGTGCGGCGCTTGCTCGCGGATGCGCTCGCCGAGGAAGCCTCGGCGCGAATCGTCGCCGATCTCGGCATGGGTTACACCGTGTGGCATGACGTGGCTGCCGCCGGCCGCGGATCAAACCCCGACGACAAGCTCGATCACGTTGTACTCGGGCCGAGCGGACTCTACGGAGTGTTATCTGAAGACTTCGGCGGCCCGGTGGGATTTCGCCGCGGCGAAATCACGGGGCCCCATATTCCTGGTGCTCCAATTACCGAGCTCCTCGGCCGCATGCGCGTCGTTGCGCGCGCGGCCCGGGTTCGGTTCAGCGGCGCGATTGTCGTGTTGCCCGATGAAGATGTGGCACAGGCAATCACAGAGCTTGGAAAGATCCGTGGGATGCCGGTTGTCGTTGTCGCTCGAAGCGCCCTCAGTACGGTGCTGAGGCGTGGTGTGAGCGGTGCTCGCGACATCGGTGGCAACGAGGTGTTCGATGTGCGGACCCGGCTCGATCAGACAGTGACGTACGTCTAA
- a CDS encoding D-alanyl-D-alanine carboxypeptidase family protein: MPDADDSPPTRRAIREKEEVSATEASAAPKPRRALTWVEASQLAAASGPPATLEAAPPGYSPVPPALLSRPPRRSPFRPGVIFPIFIVLALIATYAGTTLLWPLTAIEPQATSTTLQPVSAEVASPTWPETGAAAVSVSGIDGTLASTDNTTSIASITKLVTALLILDKAPLSLGEQGPDFAFTSNDASTYWSYLANGESALDVPVGGTLTEYQMLQGMLIGSANNYADRLVATYWPTDAVYAKAANSWLDLHGISGITIVGPSGIDSGNTASPGALIPLATRALADPVIAEIVRTVSVDLPGAGLVTNTNELLADPGVIGLKTGTLEGYNLLAAKEITVDDITVRLYAATLDQPDSDTRSAVTRGLFDQLESELQPAPSITAGTVAGHVDTVWGESVDLLTDADATVVLWNGGTAETATSLDLADNRDAGDEVGTVTVTGPLNSAVVNVELADDIEGPTPLWRLTHPLELFGLR, encoded by the coding sequence GTGCCTGACGCCGACGATTCTCCGCCGACGCGACGAGCGATCCGTGAAAAAGAAGAAGTTTCAGCCACTGAAGCTTCGGCTGCGCCCAAACCGCGGCGCGCACTCACATGGGTCGAAGCGTCGCAGCTAGCTGCGGCATCCGGACCGCCGGCGACTCTCGAGGCAGCACCACCGGGCTATTCTCCGGTGCCACCAGCGCTCCTTTCGCGCCCGCCTCGACGATCCCCGTTTCGCCCCGGCGTCATCTTTCCGATCTTCATCGTGCTCGCTCTGATCGCGACGTATGCGGGCACGACCCTGCTTTGGCCGTTGACCGCCATCGAGCCGCAAGCGACCAGCACCACTCTGCAGCCGGTCTCAGCAGAAGTTGCTTCGCCGACCTGGCCGGAAACCGGGGCCGCCGCTGTCTCGGTCTCAGGCATCGACGGCACGTTGGCGTCGACCGACAACACAACGTCGATCGCAAGTATCACCAAGCTGGTGACGGCCCTTCTGATACTCGACAAGGCACCACTGAGTCTCGGTGAGCAGGGACCGGATTTCGCTTTCACCTCCAACGACGCCAGCACCTACTGGTCGTACCTGGCGAATGGTGAATCGGCCCTCGACGTGCCCGTCGGCGGCACACTCACCGAGTATCAAATGCTGCAGGGAATGCTCATCGGCTCGGCCAACAATTACGCCGATCGACTCGTCGCAACCTATTGGCCAACGGATGCCGTATACGCCAAGGCCGCGAATTCCTGGCTAGACCTGCACGGGATTTCAGGCATCACGATTGTGGGCCCCTCGGGTATTGATTCGGGCAATACCGCAAGCCCGGGAGCCCTAATCCCCTTGGCGACTCGTGCTCTCGCCGACCCGGTGATCGCCGAAATCGTGCGCACAGTTTCGGTGGACCTGCCCGGCGCCGGACTCGTCACAAATACCAACGAGCTTCTGGCAGACCCCGGCGTCATCGGGCTGAAGACGGGAACCCTTGAGGGCTACAACCTGCTGGCGGCAAAAGAGATCACCGTCGACGACATCACGGTTCGGTTGTATGCCGCGACCCTCGATCAGCCCGACAGCGACACCCGCAGCGCGGTCACGCGCGGACTGTTTGATCAACTCGAGAGTGAACTGCAGCCCGCTCCGTCGATCACCGCTGGCACCGTTGCGGGTCACGTCGACACGGTGTGGGGCGAGAGTGTCGACCTCCTCACCGACGCTGATGCGACGGTGGTGCTGTGGAACGGCGGCACTGCTGAGACGGCTACGAGCCTCGACCTCGCCGACAACCGCGACGCGGGCGACGAAGTCGGCACTGTCACAGTGACGGGGCCTCTCAATTCGGCTGTCGTGAACGTGGAACTCGCTGACGACATCGAAGGTCCAACCCCGCTGTGGCGTCTTACCCACCCGCTTGAGCTGTTCGGGCTGAGATAA
- a CDS encoding energy-coupling factor transporter transmembrane component T family protein: protein MSLLELDLSASPLSRRNPIAKLAAAMVISLTLLLSIDAVSAGVSLVATLLLLPLCRIPARALWLRTWPIALGAVIAGAATVLYGRPDGQIYVEFGLLRISEGSISLALAIVLRVLAIAVPSIVLFMTTDPTDLADALAQILRLPARFVLGALAGLRLVGLLIEDWRELSLSRRARGVADTGRIRRFMGQSFALFVLAIRRGTKLATAMEARGFGAHAQRTWARPSRLHPADLGLVLIAAGVAAASVAAAVAAGTWNFILGLS from the coding sequence ATGAGTCTGCTCGAACTCGATCTGTCGGCGAGTCCACTTTCGCGGCGAAACCCGATCGCCAAACTTGCCGCCGCCATGGTGATTTCCTTGACGCTGCTGCTGTCGATCGATGCCGTGTCGGCAGGGGTGAGTCTCGTGGCGACGCTCTTGCTTCTTCCGCTGTGCCGTATACCCGCTCGCGCGCTGTGGCTGAGGACCTGGCCCATTGCGCTCGGTGCGGTGATCGCGGGTGCCGCGACGGTGCTTTATGGTCGGCCCGACGGTCAGATCTACGTCGAATTCGGCCTGCTGCGCATCAGCGAAGGATCGATCTCGCTGGCGCTGGCGATTGTCTTGCGCGTTCTCGCGATTGCTGTGCCGAGCATCGTGCTGTTCATGACAACCGACCCGACCGATCTCGCCGACGCTCTCGCCCAGATACTGAGACTGCCCGCGCGTTTCGTGCTCGGAGCACTCGCGGGCCTGCGCCTAGTGGGGCTGTTGATCGAGGACTGGCGGGAGCTTTCGCTCTCGCGACGGGCGCGAGGCGTCGCCGACACCGGCCGCATTCGGAGGTTCATGGGGCAGTCATTTGCCCTGTTTGTCTTGGCCATTCGGCGAGGCACAAAGCTTGCGACAGCAATGGAAGCTCGCGGCTTCGGCGCCCACGCCCAACGCACCTGGGCGCGGCCGTCGCGCCTCCACCCCGCGGATCTCGGCCTCGTGCTGATCGCTGCCGGTGTGGCTGCGGCATCCGTTGCTGCGGCGGTCGCCGCGGGCACCTGGAACTTCATCCTCGGCCTCAGCTGA
- a CDS encoding ABC transporter ATP-binding protein, with protein MSGARVVARGWGWRHAGRRRWAVQDLDLDLVPGQRILLLGASGAGKSTLLRGLAGVLGDAEDGEATGDLLVDGEQPARVRGRAGLVLQDPDAQVILARVGDDVAFACENLGVPAGEIWPRVEESLDAVGLSVPLDHSTSHLSGGQKQRLALAGILAMRPGLLLLDEPTANLDPPGAVAVRDAVLSAADRTGATLVVVEHRVELWADAVDRVIVLAAGGGVLADGSPEAVFREQAAELAAAGVWLPGAHVGFERKGGCSASSEVLLRGESLAVGRRAFGARSAEVVASGIDLSVTAGRVLAITGDNGAGKSTLALTLAGLLPAASGRVLADEPLRAGRGADPLRWSARDLLTRIGTVFQSPEHQLLTTRVRAELEVGPRALGLDATEITTRVDDLLDRLRLTHLAAVNPYTLSGGEKRRLTVAATLATRPRMLVLDEPTYGQDARTWRELAGLIDDVRHEGTAVVMVTHDRMLVDAIADAEYPLVGAAA; from the coding sequence GTGAGTGGCGCGCGGGTCGTCGCCCGCGGGTGGGGGTGGCGACACGCTGGCCGCCGCCGGTGGGCGGTGCAAGATCTCGATCTCGATCTGGTTCCCGGGCAGCGCATCCTGCTGCTCGGGGCCAGTGGGGCCGGCAAAAGTACGCTCCTGCGAGGACTTGCCGGCGTACTCGGCGACGCTGAAGACGGTGAGGCCACAGGTGACCTTCTCGTCGACGGCGAGCAGCCAGCACGAGTGCGGGGACGCGCCGGCCTCGTGCTGCAAGACCCGGATGCTCAGGTCATTCTTGCTCGTGTGGGCGACGACGTGGCGTTCGCGTGCGAAAACCTCGGTGTGCCAGCGGGCGAGATTTGGCCGCGAGTCGAGGAGTCGCTCGACGCTGTGGGGCTCAGCGTGCCGCTCGATCACTCGACCTCGCACCTATCCGGCGGGCAAAAACAGCGCCTCGCACTGGCGGGCATTCTCGCGATGCGCCCGGGACTGCTGCTGCTTGACGAGCCGACGGCGAACCTTGACCCGCCGGGAGCTGTCGCTGTGCGCGATGCGGTGCTGTCGGCCGCAGACCGCACGGGGGCAACTCTCGTTGTCGTTGAGCATCGAGTCGAGCTGTGGGCTGACGCCGTTGATCGCGTGATCGTGCTCGCCGCGGGCGGCGGCGTGCTCGCCGACGGCAGCCCCGAGGCGGTGTTTCGTGAGCAAGCGGCGGAGCTGGCCGCGGCCGGCGTGTGGCTGCCCGGTGCGCACGTCGGATTTGAGCGAAAAGGTGGATGCTCGGCGTCATCCGAGGTGCTGCTTCGCGGAGAGAGCCTCGCGGTGGGGCGACGCGCGTTCGGCGCGCGGTCGGCCGAGGTCGTGGCATCCGGAATTGATCTCAGTGTGACAGCGGGTCGGGTGCTTGCCATCACCGGCGACAATGGCGCCGGAAAATCGACACTCGCGCTTACTCTCGCGGGGCTGTTGCCCGCGGCATCCGGTCGGGTTCTTGCCGACGAGCCGCTTCGCGCGGGTCGCGGTGCCGACCCGCTGCGATGGAGTGCGCGTGACTTGCTCACCCGAATCGGCACTGTGTTTCAGAGCCCCGAGCATCAACTTCTGACGACTCGGGTGCGGGCTGAGCTCGAAGTTGGTCCGCGAGCGCTCGGGCTGGATGCCACCGAAATCACTACCCGGGTAGACGACCTGCTCGACCGGCTGCGTCTGACCCACCTCGCTGCGGTAAACCCATATACGCTCTCGGGCGGCGAAAAACGAAGGCTCACGGTCGCAGCGACGCTTGCGACCCGACCGCGGATGCTGGTGCTCGACGAACCCACGTACGGCCAGGATGCGCGCACGTGGCGAGAGCTCGCGGGGCTCATCGATGACGTCCGTCACGAGGGAACCGCCGTCGTGATGGTGACGCACGATCGGATGCTCGTCGACGCGATTGCCGACGCCGAATACCCCCTCGTGGGAGCGGCGGCATGA
- a CDS encoding TIGR03618 family F420-dependent PPOX class oxidoreductase: MITDAAREFLAEYHLATLSTLGRGNRIHSVPVGVTYRDGIVRVIGSRGSQKFLNAERSGRASVNTVDGGRWISFEGPARVLDDRDEVALAVSLYAERYRQPRENPERVVLEITVERVLGSAQFKA, from the coding sequence GTGATCACTGATGCTGCCCGCGAGTTTCTCGCCGAATATCACCTCGCTACGCTTTCGACGCTGGGGCGAGGTAACCGAATCCACTCGGTTCCGGTAGGAGTCACGTACCGAGATGGCATCGTGCGGGTTATCGGATCCCGCGGCTCGCAGAAGTTCTTGAATGCGGAGCGGTCGGGGCGTGCGAGCGTCAACACTGTCGACGGTGGGCGATGGATCAGCTTCGAAGGTCCCGCTCGAGTGCTCGATGACCGCGACGAGGTCGCGTTGGCGGTTTCCCTTTACGCCGAGCGCTATCGGCAACCGCGAGAGAATCCGGAACGCGTCGTTTTGGAGATCACCGTGGAACGAGTTTTGGGCTCTGCGCAGTTCAAGGCGTGA
- a CDS encoding LssY C-terminal domain-containing protein, giving the protein MPTPRTMQRRARRTQRRYSIGIALDWFFFVFAGLAAVWLAYLSFTQTFEFGWWGILVGIVFWVLLAYLVLPRLHRILTTIYVPDYFIGRTRTSDGLLGDPVNLALMGDSAQIEHALHAAGWTKADPVTLSSSWRIITSTLRRRSYNEAPVSPLFLFGRQQDFAYQQEVAGNPAQRHHVRFWRCPEGWLLPGGRRVDWLAAGTFDTAVGLSLFTLQVTHRIDANTDIERDHIVQTLTEAEPAVTVDVIQDFSTGYHARNGGGDSIRTDGNLLILNASRVAT; this is encoded by the coding sequence ATGCCCACGCCCCGGACGATGCAGCGCCGCGCGCGACGCACTCAACGTCGCTATTCGATCGGTATCGCACTCGACTGGTTTTTCTTCGTTTTCGCTGGACTCGCGGCAGTGTGGTTGGCCTACCTGAGTTTCACTCAGACCTTTGAATTCGGCTGGTGGGGGATCCTCGTAGGCATCGTCTTCTGGGTGCTCCTTGCGTACCTCGTGCTGCCTCGCCTGCATCGCATCCTGACGACTATTTATGTTCCCGACTACTTCATCGGGCGCACACGCACGTCTGATGGGTTGCTGGGCGATCCCGTGAATCTCGCGCTCATGGGTGATAGCGCGCAGATCGAGCACGCCCTCCATGCGGCCGGTTGGACTAAAGCCGACCCTGTGACCCTGTCTTCGTCATGGCGCATCATCACCTCGACGCTTCGGCGCCGCAGTTATAACGAAGCGCCCGTCAGCCCGCTTTTCCTGTTCGGTCGGCAGCAGGACTTCGCCTATCAGCAGGAGGTTGCGGGTAACCCTGCGCAGCGCCACCACGTGAGATTTTGGCGCTGCCCGGAAGGGTGGTTGCTGCCCGGTGGTCGCCGCGTCGACTGGCTGGCGGCCGGCACATTCGACACCGCTGTCGGTCTTTCGCTTTTCACCCTGCAGGTGACGCATCGGATCGATGCGAATACTGACATAGAGCGCGACCACATCGTGCAGACGCTTACCGAGGCTGAACCAGCGGTGACCGTCGACGTCATCCAGGACTTCTCCACGGGATACCACGCGCGAAACGGCGGGGGAGATTCGATTCGTACCGACGGAAACCTTCTCATTCTCAACGCGAGCAGGGTGGCAACGTGA
- a CDS encoding DUF4407 domain-containing protein translates to MSFSAHRPGRFNSDGRIEFTASDEAADEPQYLSELRQAPDVDADPDVDADPDADADPDASAELSGEPVDPAAIPGEADDESVAATPVTHRPVRARRPRARMPFSRRLAILGGADGAVLDDVPEESPRFVQMFFVLAGTAVVSALSMLFALLTGVRISLWFALPLALVWALIIFNLDRFLTSTMRSTRHIGRLLGLALPRVIMAALIGIVVAEPLVLQIFQNDIAREVTSTNVVQAQADQDAVTDGPEKQALDAASAQVSALEEQAATGIVAGTSSTSAESVAAQQNIDQLTAQLAEKQAVIDQARLLYQCELTGEGAGTVEGCSGVSGDGASAQAAQSQLTQAQEAYDDIATELQTATAALAAAGESATDAAATSAEQNKQQAQDQLPAARTQYEAALAAYNERAASVAGGNAGAVGLLSQISALDRLSAKEPALGWAHWLIAALFFMIELLPVIVKVLTSYGDPSLYEKADALRRQVALDRVTARTWRARADIVRARDAT, encoded by the coding sequence ATGTCTTTTTCCGCTCACCGGCCCGGTCGGTTCAACTCCGATGGTCGCATCGAGTTCACCGCATCCGACGAAGCCGCCGACGAGCCGCAGTATCTCAGCGAACTCCGGCAGGCGCCCGACGTCGACGCTGATCCCGACGTCGACGCTGATCCCGACGCCGACGCTGATCCCGACGCTTCCGCCGAACTTTCCGGTGAGCCGGTCGATCCTGCGGCGATCCCGGGTGAGGCCGATGATGAGTCCGTCGCGGCTACACCTGTCACCCATCGCCCCGTCCGGGCGCGTCGTCCGCGTGCGCGCATGCCCTTCTCTCGGCGGCTTGCCATCCTCGGTGGCGCCGACGGTGCTGTGCTCGACGACGTTCCCGAAGAGTCGCCTCGTTTCGTGCAGATGTTCTTCGTGCTTGCCGGCACGGCGGTGGTTTCAGCCCTCTCCATGCTCTTCGCCCTGCTGACCGGCGTCCGGATCAGTCTGTGGTTCGCCCTTCCCCTTGCGCTGGTGTGGGCCCTGATCATCTTCAATCTCGACCGTTTCCTCACCTCCACGATGCGCTCGACCCGGCACATCGGACGGCTTCTCGGACTCGCGCTGCCGCGCGTCATCATGGCGGCCCTCATCGGCATCGTCGTTGCAGAACCACTTGTCCTGCAGATCTTCCAAAACGACATCGCGCGCGAAGTCACCTCGACGAACGTCGTGCAGGCGCAGGCCGACCAGGATGCCGTCACCGATGGCCCCGAGAAGCAGGCGCTAGATGCGGCGAGTGCACAGGTGAGCGCACTAGAAGAACAAGCTGCCACTGGGATCGTTGCCGGCACGTCGTCAACATCGGCGGAGTCCGTAGCGGCCCAGCAGAACATCGACCAGTTGACTGCCCAGCTCGCGGAAAAGCAAGCCGTCATCGACCAGGCGCGTCTTCTCTATCAGTGCGAATTGACGGGTGAAGGGGCCGGGACTGTCGAAGGATGCTCCGGAGTCTCCGGAGACGGTGCTAGCGCGCAAGCCGCGCAGTCGCAATTGACGCAGGCGCAGGAGGCATACGACGACATCGCTACCGAGTTGCAGACAGCTACCGCGGCGCTCGCTGCCGCGGGAGAGTCAGCAACCGATGCCGCAGCGACATCGGCGGAGCAGAACAAGCAGCAGGCTCAGGACCAATTGCCGGCGGCGCGCACGCAGTACGAGGCGGCGCTCGCGGCGTACAACGAGAGAGCGGCGTCGGTGGCGGGTGGCAACGCGGGGGCGGTCGGGTTGCTCAGCCAGATCAGCGCTCTCGATCGGCTGTCGGCCAAAGAACCTGCGCTCGGCTGGGCGCACTGGCTGATTGCCGCGCTGTTCTTCATGATCGAGCTGCTGCCCGTGATCGTGAAGGTGCTCACGAGCTACGGCGATCCGTCGTTGTACGAGAAAGCGGATGCCCTACGGCGTCAGGTGGCCCTGGATCGTGTGACTGCGCGCACCTGGCGTGCGCGTGCCGACATCGTCAGGGCACGAGACGCCACGTGA